In Hwangdonia lutea, a single window of DNA contains:
- a CDS encoding O-antigen ligase family protein: MKQYSYITLMLFHLALGVGIFIFKPLSKVYFIAILAICLYSIVNASAKKRFIYVLGSCAYVVGAEVFLRMTGGNLLYEASKYFVILFVLLGMSLGDGVSKKSYIYIMYIFALIPGVIVAVYTLGFETNIRTAIAFNLSGPVCLGIVAVYCYKRNVSIVVLQNILLATILPIITTTTYLFLYSPSIKSVLSGTGSNFAASGGFGPNQVATILGLGAFLLAARLFLQSKTLFLKVLNISILALMTYRAIITFSRGGVFVAVVAILVFIAVFYFKATSKTKLRITFTLLIFGLGIMSTWFISSFSTEGLIDKRYSNQDALGREKEDITTGRTGLLANELNEFFENPFLGVGVGKLKELRFEKEGIQAASHNEMSRIVGEHGFFGVVAFSILLLTPLFLRFKNKKNIYFYSFYLFWFLTINHSSMRIAAPAFIYGLCLLNIQYEKRTNQRSASIKIHHRE; this comes from the coding sequence TTGAAACAGTATAGTTACATAACCTTAATGCTGTTTCATCTGGCTTTGGGTGTCGGCATATTTATTTTTAAACCCTTATCTAAAGTCTATTTTATTGCCATTTTAGCAATTTGCTTGTATAGTATCGTAAATGCTTCAGCAAAAAAAAGATTTATATATGTGTTGGGGTCTTGTGCGTACGTGGTTGGAGCCGAGGTGTTTTTAAGAATGACGGGAGGTAATTTATTGTACGAAGCATCAAAGTATTTTGTTATTTTATTTGTTTTATTAGGTATGTCTTTGGGTGATGGTGTTAGTAAAAAATCATATATATATATCATGTATATTTTCGCCTTAATACCTGGGGTTATTGTGGCAGTCTATACTTTGGGTTTTGAAACCAATATTAGGACAGCCATTGCTTTTAACTTAAGCGGACCAGTTTGTTTGGGCATCGTAGCGGTATATTGCTATAAACGAAATGTTTCAATTGTAGTTTTACAAAATATTTTATTGGCAACTATTTTGCCAATAATAACTACAACAACGTATCTTTTTTTATATAGCCCCAGTATAAAATCAGTTTTGTCAGGCACGGGCTCAAATTTTGCAGCATCGGGTGGCTTTGGTCCTAATCAAGTCGCAACTATCTTGGGCCTAGGGGCTTTTTTATTGGCTGCCAGATTGTTTTTGCAATCCAAAACACTTTTTTTAAAGGTTTTAAACATTTCAATTTTAGCCTTAATGACGTATAGGGCCATTATTACATTTAGTAGAGGCGGTGTTTTTGTCGCCGTTGTAGCTATTTTAGTTTTTATAGCTGTGTTTTATTTTAAAGCGACTTCTAAAACAAAACTTCGTATTACATTTACATTACTAATTTTTGGTTTGGGCATCATGTCAACATGGTTTATAAGCTCTTTTAGTACAGAAGGCCTAATCGATAAGCGTTATAGTAACCAAGATGCGTTAGGACGTGAAAAAGAAGATATAACTACAGGAAGAACAGGATTGCTTGCTAACGAATTAAACGAATTTTTCGAAAACCCCTTTTTAGGTGTTGGCGTGGGTAAATTAAAGGAGTTGCGATTTGAAAAGGAAGGCATACAAGCAGCATCGCATAACGAAATGAGTAGAATTGTTGGTGAACATGGTTTTTTTGGGGTGGTGGCTTTTTCTATATTATTACTAACACCCTTGTTTTTAAGGTTCAAAAACAAAAAAAACATATATTTCTACTCTTTTTATCTATTTTGGTTTTTAACCATAAATCATTCATCCATGCGTATCGCGGCACCGGCATTTATTTATGGGTTGTGTTTGTTAAATATTCAGTATGAAAAACGGACGAATCAAAGGAGCGCGTCAATTAAAATACATCATCGCGAATAA
- a CDS encoding glycosyltransferase family 4 protein: MRILQLIDSLQTGGAERTSVNYANLLVGLVDESYLCATRMEGALKNTLHKNVGYLFLNKKSSMDFNAIKTLNVFVKTHNINLVHAHSTSYVQVAILKLFNRNIKVIWHDHNGNRGSNGLFENIVLKACSLFFNAVIVVNTSLKLWAEKNLFVKKIYYLSNFSVLKGENQHTTLKGKQGKRIVCVANLKHPKNHILLLEAFENILKKTTDWSLHLIGEDFKDAYSNQIKVFIDENGLNQNVFVYGLKEDISYILSQCEIGVLSSSSEGLPLSLVEYGLAKLAVVATNVGDCNKVISKKTEGILVNPDDVDAFSKGLLKYINNKDKRKQAGEMLYKHVANNFSAKKNVEQLISIYNKV; this comes from the coding sequence ATGCGAATATTACAATTAATAGATTCTTTACAAACAGGAGGTGCCGAACGAACATCGGTCAATTACGCAAATTTATTGGTTGGTTTAGTTGATGAATCGTATTTGTGCGCAACACGAATGGAAGGTGCGTTAAAAAATACTTTGCATAAAAATGTAGGGTATCTGTTTTTAAATAAAAAGAGTTCCATGGATTTTAATGCTATAAAAACTTTGAATGTATTTGTAAAAACGCATAACATTAATTTGGTACATGCCCATTCAACATCTTATGTACAGGTAGCTATTTTAAAGCTTTTTAATCGCAATATAAAGGTAATATGGCACGACCACAATGGCAATAGAGGTTCCAACGGATTATTTGAAAATATAGTGCTAAAGGCCTGTTCGCTTTTTTTTAACGCAGTAATTGTGGTAAATACCAGTTTAAAGCTTTGGGCAGAAAAAAATTTGTTTGTTAAAAAAATATATTACCTATCTAATTTTTCTGTTTTAAAAGGAGAAAATCAGCATACCACCTTAAAAGGAAAACAAGGAAAGCGGATAGTTTGTGTAGCAAATTTAAAACATCCCAAAAATCATATATTGCTGCTTGAAGCCTTTGAAAATATTTTAAAAAAGACAACAGATTGGAGTTTGCATCTCATAGGCGAAGATTTTAAAGATGCGTATTCCAATCAGATAAAAGTATTTATTGATGAGAATGGTTTGAATCAAAACGTTTTTGTTTATGGTTTAAAAGAAGATATAAGCTATATTTTATCACAATGTGAAATTGGAGTGCTGTCATCATCATCAGAGGGTCTACCGCTGTCATTGGTTGAATACGGATTAGCAAAACTAGCCGTTGTTGCAACAAATGTTGGGGATTGCAATAAGGTCATTTCAAAAAAAACGGAAGGTATATTGGTAAATCCCGATGATGTTGATGCATTTTCAAAAGGTTTGTTAAAATATATCAATAATAAAGACAAGCGTAAACAAGCAGGAGAAATGCTATATAAGCATGTAGCAAATAATTTTAGCGCTAAGAAAAATGTAGAGCAATTAATTTCAATTTATAATAAAGTTTGA
- a CDS encoding glycosyltransferase — protein sequence MNFLIISHVLHKKQKNKLFAYAPYVREMNLWLKHVDSVTIVSPLAKNEELTPIDIPYQHENININTIPQIQFTSIKTLMVSLFKLPTILYAIFKACKRADHIHLRCPGNIGLLGCIVQICFPKKIKTAKYAGNWDPKSKQPLSYRFQKWLLSNSFLTKNMHVLVYGHWENKTKNVKPFFTASFSEKDRVKIEKREYNNRLHFVFIGTLVKGKRPLFAIKLVEQLKKEGKNVFLEFYGEGPLKKELNDYVIKNGLGNVVEFKGNQDASIVKEILKKAHFLILASKSEGWPKAIAEAMFFGTIPIATKVSCVPFMLDYGKRGILIEHNLESAVKKILESLKNYDLKLMSILASNWSQNYTLDVFETEVAKLLNS from the coding sequence ATGAATTTTTTAATTATTTCTCATGTTCTACATAAAAAGCAAAAAAATAAATTGTTTGCTTATGCACCTTATGTTCGTGAAATGAATTTATGGTTAAAACATGTGGATAGTGTTACAATTGTTTCGCCTCTTGCAAAAAATGAAGAGTTGACACCTATTGATATACCTTATCAACACGAGAATATTAATATAAATACTATTCCTCAAATTCAGTTTACATCCATTAAAACATTAATGGTTTCTCTATTTAAACTACCAACTATTTTGTATGCTATTTTTAAGGCTTGCAAACGCGCCGATCATATTCATTTACGCTGCCCAGGAAATATTGGGCTTTTAGGCTGCATAGTTCAAATTTGTTTTCCAAAAAAAATTAAAACTGCTAAATATGCTGGTAATTGGGATCCCAAAAGCAAGCAACCTTTAAGTTACAGGTTTCAAAAATGGTTATTAAGCAATTCGTTTTTAACTAAAAATATGCACGTATTGGTTTATGGCCATTGGGAAAATAAAACAAAAAATGTTAAACCGTTTTTTACGGCTTCTTTCTCTGAAAAAGATAGAGTTAAAATTGAAAAACGGGAATATAATAACAGATTACACTTTGTTTTTATAGGTACTTTGGTAAAGGGAAAACGACCACTTTTTGCTATTAAATTAGTTGAACAACTAAAAAAAGAAGGCAAAAATGTTTTTTTGGAATTTTACGGTGAAGGTCCTTTAAAAAAAGAGCTCAATGATTATGTTATTAAAAATGGATTAGGAAATGTGGTTGAATTTAAAGGTAACCAAGACGCATCAATAGTTAAAGAGATTTTAAAAAAGGCTCATTTTTTAATACTGGCCTCAAAGTCCGAAGGTTGGCCCAAGGCCATTGCTGAAGCCATGTTTTTTGGCACCATTCCTATTGCAACTAAAGTTTCATGTGTGCCTTTTATGTTGGATTATGGGAAACGCGGAATTTTGATTGAACATAATCTCGAAAGCGCAGTAAAAAAGATACTTGAAAGCTTAAAAAACTACGATTTAAAACTAATGTCTATATTGGCAAGTAATTGGTCTCAAAATTATACTTTAGATGTTTTTGAAACTGAAGTGGCAAAATTACTAAATAGCTAA
- a CDS encoding glycosyltransferase family 2 protein, translated as MNFSLIICTYMRPQPLLRLLNSVESQTLYPNEILIIDGSTNNETKQILNKIPFKNLKYFKVEGSQRGLTKQRNFGIQEASNESEIICFLDDDTFLENDYFEQLLTTYSLYPNAMGVGGYITNEVVWTKSEGQTSKKTFFYDGFERNEPLRFKVRRFFGLHPNTPPCVLPKFSHGRSVSFLPPSGKIYRVEQFMGGVSSFKREVFDKITFSTYFEGYGLYEDADFTLRLSKLGELYVNTSARLSHHHDESGRPNKFKYGKMVARNGWYVWRVKHPNPNFKDRFKWNLTFILLMKLRFINVLTSKNKMEALTEGFGRFFGWLSLFYNKPTVER; from the coding sequence ATGAACTTCTCTCTCATTATTTGCACCTATATGAGACCACAACCATTGTTGAGGTTGCTAAATTCGGTTGAATCGCAAACCTTATATCCAAATGAAATTTTAATCATTGATGGTTCTACAAATAATGAAACTAAGCAAATATTAAATAAAATTCCTTTTAAGAATCTTAAATATTTTAAAGTAGAAGGCAGCCAAAGAGGATTAACAAAACAGCGAAACTTTGGGATACAGGAAGCGTCCAATGAATCTGAAATAATATGCTTTTTAGATGATGATACGTTTTTAGAAAACGATTATTTCGAACAATTACTTACAACGTATTCTCTATATCCAAACGCCATGGGGGTTGGAGGTTATATTACTAACGAAGTTGTTTGGACAAAGTCAGAAGGACAAACGTCTAAAAAGACATTCTTTTATGATGGCTTCGAACGCAATGAACCCTTACGTTTTAAAGTAAGACGTTTTTTTGGTTTGCACCCCAATACACCACCATGTGTGTTACCAAAATTTTCTCATGGAAGAAGCGTTAGTTTTTTACCACCTTCTGGTAAAATATATCGAGTGGAACAGTTTATGGGCGGTGTATCGTCTTTTAAAAGAGAGGTGTTTGACAAAATAACTTTTTCAACCTATTTTGAAGGTTATGGCTTGTATGAAGATGCCGATTTTACTTTGCGACTTTCAAAGTTAGGAGAATTATACGTTAATACCTCTGCACGATTAAGTCATCATCACGACGAATCAGGAAGACCCAACAAATTCAAATACGGAAAAATGGTTGCTAGAAATGGTTGGTACGTGTGGCGCGTTAAACATCCTAACCCTAATTTTAAAGACAGATTTAAGTGGAATTTAACATTTATATTACTAATGAAACTTAGATTTATAAATGTGCTTACTTCAAAAAATAAAATGGAAGCATTAACAGAGGGCTTTGGTCGTTTTTTTGGATGGTTATCTTTATTTTATAATAAACCTACGGTCGAAAGATGA
- a CDS encoding glycosyltransferase family 2 protein translates to MKFKTYITFSGEELLYTGTPKINLLEELATGLGDIWHSSFEQGYKNAFPEIVYQTAVFFWYGNDFDNLDECVSWRLNPNNFVIRKSVWQALKGFDTDFENLQMQALDFAYNALRNNGAIPLYIKGLFNSEEKENVEISKKDRYVFYKKNFKLSHSYYMLFRQGIWQLKEWQAFRYANKNFKLRKPIAPIPARTLNAIAGNPTVSYIIPTMLRQDFTLNLLEDLKNQTYKVSQVVVVDATPEDKRDESLYNPNDYPFEIIFKWQTTKGSCRARNEAIDLCTGDYIVFGDDDIRIPPNFIENHIKLLQTYNAGACNGLDIRADNQSQTLDDLKDKLEQLDANNFKVGATQSFSNANSCVKREYVSKLVGNDINYDGGYGEDSDFGISLTKIGATVLFNPFSTNLHLKPPQGGYRFWGSQAKIIGKKRKKQPWELDTPVKWIRPVPSPTIMYQLYKHFSKEQRREYKNKYFLKFLFQGNKLLLPLRVLKLPYRLMQFNKAEFYAKKLKALGKRTK, encoded by the coding sequence GGGCGATATTTGGCACAGTTCTTTCGAGCAAGGTTATAAAAATGCATTTCCAGAAATCGTGTATCAAACCGCAGTGTTTTTTTGGTATGGTAATGATTTTGATAATCTGGATGAATGTGTGAGTTGGCGTTTAAATCCAAATAATTTTGTGATAAGAAAATCGGTTTGGCAAGCACTTAAAGGGTTTGATACCGATTTTGAAAACCTACAAATGCAAGCTCTGGATTTTGCTTATAATGCACTTAGAAATAATGGTGCCATACCTTTGTATATTAAAGGCTTATTCAATTCTGAAGAAAAAGAAAACGTTGAAATCTCTAAAAAAGATAGATATGTTTTCTATAAAAAGAACTTTAAATTAAGTCATTCATACTATATGTTGTTTCGTCAAGGTATTTGGCAACTAAAAGAATGGCAAGCGTTTAGATATGCCAATAAAAATTTTAAACTAAGAAAGCCAATTGCTCCAATACCTGCTAGAACATTAAATGCCATAGCAGGCAATCCAACAGTAAGTTATATAATTCCAACCATGTTGCGTCAAGATTTCACATTGAACTTGCTTGAAGATTTAAAAAATCAGACCTATAAAGTAAGTCAAGTAGTAGTTGTTGATGCCACGCCTGAAGATAAAAGGGACGAATCATTATATAACCCAAACGATTATCCTTTTGAAATAATTTTTAAATGGCAAACAACCAAAGGAAGTTGTAGGGCTCGAAATGAAGCCATCGACTTATGTACTGGCGACTATATAGTTTTTGGAGATGATGACATTAGAATCCCACCAAATTTTATAGAAAACCACATAAAATTATTGCAAACCTATAATGCTGGTGCATGTAATGGACTGGATATTAGGGCAGATAACCAATCCCAAACTTTAGATGATTTAAAAGATAAACTCGAACAGCTTGATGCCAACAATTTTAAAGTTGGCGCAACGCAATCTTTTAGTAATGCAAATTCATGTGTTAAAAGGGAATATGTGTCTAAACTAGTAGGAAATGATATTAATTACGATGGAGGTTACGGCGAGGATAGCGATTTTGGAATATCGCTAACCAAAATTGGAGCGACTGTCTTATTTAACCCATTTTCCACCAATTTACATTTAAAACCACCGCAAGGCGGTTACAGGTTTTGGGGAAGTCAAGCAAAAATAATAGGTAAAAAAAGAAAAAAGCAACCTTGGGAACTCGATACGCCTGTAAAATGGATAAGACCAGTACCAAGCCCAACTATAATGTATCAATTATATAAACACTTTTCTAAGGAACAGCGAAGAGAGTATAAAAACAAATATTTTTTAAAGTTCTTGTTTCAGGGAAATAAGCTACTGCTGCCATTAAGAGTTCTTAAACTACCATATCGATTAATGCAATTTAATAAAGCAGAATTTTATGCTAAAAAACTAAAGGCTTTAGGAAAAAGAACCAAATAA